Proteins from a genomic interval of Lemur catta isolate mLemCat1 chromosome 17, mLemCat1.pri, whole genome shotgun sequence:
- the KIAA0232 gene encoding uncharacterized protein KIAA0232 homolog isoform X1, which translates to MHPICTVVVDGLPSESSSSSYPGPVSVSEMSLLHALGPVQTWLGQELEKCGIDAMIYTRYVLSLLLHDSYDYDLQEQENDIFLGWEKGAYKKWGKSKKKCSDLTLEEMKKQAAVQCLRSASDESSGIETLVEELCSRLKDLQSKQEEKIHKKLEGSPSPEAELSPTAKDQVEMYYEAFPPLSEKPVCLQEIMTVWNKSKVCSYSSSSSSSTAPPASTDTSSPKECNSESEVIKERSNEVPTTVHEKTQSKSKNEKENKFNNGTIEEKPALYKKQIRHKPEGKIRPRSWSSGSSEAGSSSSGNQGELKASMKYVKVRHKAREIRNKKGRNGQSRLSLKHGEKAERNIHTGNSSSSSSGSVKQLCKRGKRPLKEIGRKEPGSTEGKDLYVESRNDREYKEEPLWYTEPIAEYFVPLSRKSKLETTYRNRQDTSDLTSEAVEELSESVHGLCISNSNIHKTYLAAGTFIDGHFVEMPAVINEDIDLTGTSLCSLPEDNKYLDDIHLSELTHFYEVDIDQSMLDPGASETMQGESRILNMIRQKSKEKTDFEAECCIVLDGMELQGERAIWTDSTSSVGAEGFFLQDLGNLAQFWECCSSSSGDADGESFGGDSPVRLSPILDSTMLNSHLLAGNQELFSDINEGSGINSCFSVFEVQCGNSVLPFSFETLNLGNENTDSSANMLGKTQSRLLIWTKNSAFEENEHCSNLSTRTCSPWSHSEETRSDNEMLNIQFEESTQFSAEDINYVVPRVSSNYVDEELLDFLQDETCQQNSRTLGEIPTLVFKKKSKLESVCGIQLEQKTENKTFETTQACSENSPHGDGYSSGVIKDIWTKMADRNSVATVEIEGIDELFSTDVNNSCCCLNAEADMETLQEPNKAVQRSEYHLWEGQKETLEKRAFVSSELSKADGGDYTTPSRPWDVAQDKENAFILGGVYGELKTFNSDGEWAVVPPSHTKGSLLQCAASDVVTIAGTDVFMTPGNSFAPGHRQLWKPFVSFEQNDQPKSGENGLNKGFSFIFHEDLLGACGNFQVEDPGLEYSFSSFDLSNPFSQVLHVECSFEPEGITSFSPSFKPKSILCSDSDSEVFHPRICGVDRTQYRAIRISPRTHFRPISASELSPGGGSESEFESEKDEANIPIPSQVDVFEDPQADLKPLEEDAEKEGHYYGKSELESGKFLPRLKKSGMEKSAQTSLDSQEESTGILPVGKQNQCLECSMNESLEIDLESSEANCKIMAQCEEEVNNFCSCKAGCQFPAYEDNPVSSEQLEEIGKKEKEERSKILHHTTTIFLRFLFPILNTDVQGMNGSQEKQTWWEKALYSPLFPTSECEECYTNAKGENGIEEYPDVKEIPSNEERLLDFNRVSSVYEARCTGDRDSGAKSNGFRRKIYSSESSGSEDTGSEGGGEWVDPSEEELFSRTHL; encoded by the exons GAGAATGACATCTTCCTGGGCTGGGAAAAAGGAGCTTATAAGAAATGGGGAAAGAGTAAGAAAAAGTGTTCAGATTTAActctagaagaaatgaaaaaacaggctGCTGTCCAGTGTCTTCGATCTGCTTCTGACGAA AGCTCTGGTATCGAGACTTTAGTGGAGGAGCTCTGCTCCAGACTGAAAGACCTTCAGAGTAAGCAAG AAGAGAAGATTCACAAAAAGTTAGAGGGGTCTCCCTCTCCAGAGGCAGAATTATCCCCTACAGCAAAGGATCAAGTGGAAAT GTACTATGAAGCATTCCCACCACTTTCTGAGAAACCTGTTTGCCTGCAAGAAATCATGACTGTGTGGAACAAGTCCAAAGTCTGTTCTTACTCTAGCTCTTCTTCATCATCCACAGCCCCACCAGCTAGCACAGATACATCCTCTCCCAAGGAATGCAACAGTGAAAGTGAAGTGATCAAGGAAAGAAGCAATGAAGTACCCACCACTGTGCATGAGAAAACCCAGagcaaaagtaaaaatgaaaaggagaacaAATTTAATAATGGCACAATTGAAGAAAAACCTGCTTTGTACAAAAAGCAAATCCGACATAAACCGGAAGGAAAGATTCGCCCTCGCTCATGGTCTTCCGGCTCTAGTGAAGCAGGCTCAAGTTCAAGTGGTAATCAGGGAGAATTAAAAGCATCCATGAAGTATGTTAAAGTAAGACACAAGGCACGAGAAATTCGAAACAAAAAAGGGCGGAATGGGCAAAGCAGGCTATCATTAAAGCATGGTGAAAAGGCTGAAAGAAACATTCATACTGGGAATAGTAGCAGTAGCAGCAGTGGTTCTGTCAAACAGCTGTGCAAGCGGGGTAAGAGACCTTTGAAAGAAATAGGGAGAAAAGAACCTGGGAGCACTGAAGGAAAAGACCTGTACGTGGAGAGCAGAAACGACAGGGAGTACAAAGAGGAGCCATTGTGGTACACCGAACCAATTGCTgagtattttgttcctttgagcAGAAAAAGTAAACTAGAGACCACATACCGAAACAGACAAGATACAAGTGATCTGACATCAGAGGCAGTGGAAGAATTGTCTGAATCAGTGCATGGTCTTTGTATCAGCAACAGTAATATTCATAAAACATACCTCGCAGCAGGTACTTTCATTGATGGTCATTTTGTAGAAATGCCTGCAGTTATAAATGAGGATATTGACCTCACTGGGACCTCATTATGTTCTCTACCAGAGGACAATAAATACCTGGATGACATTCATCTATCAGAATTAACACACTTCTATGAAGTAGATATTGATCAATCCATGTTGGATCCTGGTGCCTCAGAAACAATGCAAGGAGAAAGTCGGATTTTGAATATGATTCgacaaaaaagcaaagagaaaacagattttgAGGCAGAATGTTGCATAGTGTTAGATGGTATGGAGTTGCAAGGGGAACGTGCAATATGGACAGATTCTACCAGCTCCGTGGGTGCTGAGGGCTTCTTCCTGCAAGACCTTGGCAATCTGGCTCAGTTTTGGGAGTGCTGTTCATCCAGCTCTGGTGATGCTGATGGAGAGAGTTTTGGAGGAGATTCTCCAGTTAGACTCTCTCCAATCTTAGACAGCACAATGCTCAATTCACACTTGCTTGCTGGCAATCAAGAGCTCTTCTCAGATATTAATGAAGGATCTGGTATAAACTCTTGTTTTTCAGTGTTTGAAGTGCAATGCGGTAATTctgttttaccattttcttttgaaacactcaacttaggaaatgaaaatacagattctAGTGCTAATATGCTTGGGAAAACACAGTCTAGATTGCTAATATGGACCAAAAATAGTGCCTTTGAAGAAAATGAACACTGTTCTAATCTTTCAACAAGAACTTGTAGTCCATGGTCCCATTCAGAAGAAACACGTTCAGATAATGAGATGTTAAATATTCAGTTTGAAGAATCCACACAGTTTAGTGCAGAAGATATTAATTATGTAGTTCCTAGAGTCTCGTCAAATTATGTAGATGAAGAACTTCTAGATTTTTTGCAAGATGAAACTTGCCAGCAAAACAGTAGAACTTTAGGTGAAATTCCTAcattagttttcaaaaaaaaatctaaactagAATCTGTCTGTGGTATTCAGctagaacaaaaaacagaaaacaaaacctttgAAACTACACAAGCATGTAGTGAAAACAGTCCACATGGAGATGGCTACAGCTCAGGGGTTATTAAAGACATTTGGACAAAGATGGCAGATAGAAATTCTGTGGCTACAGTAGAAATAGAAGGAATCGATGAGTTGTTTTCGACAGACGTAAATAACTCCTGCTGCTGTTTGAATGCTGAAGCTGACATGGAAACCCTTCAGGAGCCTAATAAGGCTGTGCAGAGGTCGGAGTATCATCTGTGGGAGGGGCAGAAGGAGACCCTGGAGAAAAGAGCATTTGTTTCTAGTGAGCTATCAAAGGCAGATGGTGGTGATTATACTACACCCTCTAGACCTTGGGATGTAGCCCAAGATAAAGAGAATGCATTCATTCTTGGAGGAGTTTATGGCGAACTCAAAACCTTTAATAGCGATGGGGAATGGGCAGTCGTACCGCCTAGTCACACAAAAGGAAGTTTGTTACAGTGTGCAGCTTCTGATGTAGTGACAATAGctggtacagatgtctttatgaCCCCAGGAAACAGTTTTGCTCCTGGTCACAGGCAGTTATGGAAACCCTTCGTGTCATTTGAACAGAATGATCAGCCGAAGAGTGGGGAAAATGGATTAAATAAgggattttcttttatcttccatGAAGACTTACTAGGAGCTTGTGGTAACTTTCAAGTTGAAGATCCTGGACTGgaatattctttctcttcctttgacTTAAGCAATCCATTTTCACAAGTTCTTCATGTAGAATGTTCATTTGAACCCGAAGGGATTACATCTTTCAGCCCCAGTTTTAAACCGAAATCAATCCTCTGCTCTGATTCAGACAGTGAAGTTTTTCACCCCAGGATATGTGGCGTTGACAGAACACAATACAGGGCTATTCGCATCTCTCCTAGGACTCACTTTCGCCCAATTTCTGCATCTGAACTGTCCCCAGGAGGAGGAAGCGAGTCGGAATTTGAATCTGAGAAAGATGAAGCAAATATTCCCATTCCTTCTCAAGTTGATGTATTTGAAGATCCACAGGCAGATCTCAAACCTCTGgaagaagatgcagagaaagaagGCCATTACTATGGAAAATCAGAGCTTGAGTCTGGAAAGTTCCTTCCCAGGTTAAAAAAATCTGGAATGGAAAAGAGTGCTCAGACATCACTGGATTCCCAGGAGGAATCAACTGGGATTCTGCCAGTAGGAAAGCAAAATCAGTGTTTGGAATGTAGCATGAATGAATCTCTGGAAATAGATTTAGAAAGCTCAGAAGCAAATTGTAAAATAATGGCACAATGCGAGGAAGAAGTTAATAATTTTTGCAGTTGCAAAGCAGGTTGTCAGTTCCCTGCTTATGAAGATAATCCAGTTTCTTCAGAACAGCTGGAAGAG attgggaagaaagaaaaagaggaaagaagcaaGATTCTACATCATACCACTACCATATTCCTTCGCTTTCTA TTTCCTATATTGAACACTGATGTACAAGGAATGAATGGAAGTCAAGAAAAGCAGACCTGGTGGGAAAAAGCCTTGTACTCTCCTCTTTTTCCTACATCAGAGTGTGAAG AATGTTATACAAATGCCAAGGGAGAGAATGGTATAGAAGAATATCCAGATGTTAAAGAAATACCCAGTAATGAAGAACGTCTGTTAGATTTTAATAGG
- the KIAA0232 gene encoding uncharacterized protein KIAA0232 homolog isoform X2 encodes MHPICTVVVDGLPSESSSSSYPGPVSVSEMSLLHALGPVQTWLGQELEKCGIDAMIYTRYVLSLLLHDSYDYDLQEQENDIFLGWEKGAYKKWGKSKKKCSDLTLEEMKKQAAVQCLRSASDESSGIETLVEELCSRLKDLQSKQEEKIHKKLEGSPSPEAELSPTAKDQVEMYYEAFPPLSEKPVCLQEIMTVWNKSKVCSYSSSSSSSTAPPASTDTSSPKECNSESEVIKERSNEVPTTVHEKTQSKSKNEKENKFNNGTIEEKPALYKKQIRHKPEGKIRPRSWSSGSSEAGSSSSGNQGELKASMKYVKVRHKAREIRNKKGRNGQSRLSLKHGEKAERNIHTGNSSSSSSGSVKQLCKRGKRPLKEIGRKEPGSTEGKDLYVESRNDREYKEEPLWYTEPIAEYFVPLSRKSKLETTYRNRQDTSDLTSEAVEELSESVHGLCISNSNIHKTYLAAGTFIDGHFVEMPAVINEDIDLTGTSLCSLPEDNKYLDDIHLSELTHFYEVDIDQSMLDPGASETMQGESRILNMIRQKSKEKTDFEAECCIVLDGMELQGERAIWTDSTSSVGAEGFFLQDLGNLAQFWECCSSSSGDADGESFGGDSPVRLSPILDSTMLNSHLLAGNQELFSDINEGSGINSCFSVFEVQCGNSVLPFSFETLNLGNENTDSSANMLGKTQSRLLIWTKNSAFEENEHCSNLSTRTCSPWSHSEETRSDNEMLNIQFEESTQFSAEDINYVVPRVSSNYVDEELLDFLQDETCQQNSRTLGEIPTLVFKKKSKLESVCGIQLEQKTENKTFETTQACSENSPHGDGYSSGVIKDIWTKMADRNSVATVEIEGIDELFSTDVNNSCCCLNAEADMETLQEPNKAVQRSEYHLWEGQKETLEKRAFVSSELSKADGGDYTTPSRPWDVAQDKENAFILGGVYGELKTFNSDGEWAVVPPSHTKGSLLQCAASDVVTIAGTDVFMTPGNSFAPGHRQLWKPFVSFEQNDQPKSGENGLNKGFSFIFHEDLLGACGNFQVEDPGLEYSFSSFDLSNPFSQVLHVECSFEPEGITSFSPSFKPKSILCSDSDSEVFHPRICGVDRTQYRAIRISPRTHFRPISASELSPGGGSESEFESEKDEANIPIPSQVDVFEDPQADLKPLEEDAEKEGHYYGKSELESGKFLPRLKKSGMEKSAQTSLDSQEESTGILPVGKQNQCLECSMNESLEIDLESSEANCKIMAQCEEEVNNFCSCKAGCQFPAYEDNPVSSEQLEEFPILNTDVQGMNGSQEKQTWWEKALYSPLFPTSECEECYTNAKGENGIEEYPDVKEIPSNEERLLDFNRVSSVYEARCTGDRDSGAKSNGFRRKIYSSESSGSEDTGSEGGGEWVDPSEEELFSRTHL; translated from the exons GAGAATGACATCTTCCTGGGCTGGGAAAAAGGAGCTTATAAGAAATGGGGAAAGAGTAAGAAAAAGTGTTCAGATTTAActctagaagaaatgaaaaaacaggctGCTGTCCAGTGTCTTCGATCTGCTTCTGACGAA AGCTCTGGTATCGAGACTTTAGTGGAGGAGCTCTGCTCCAGACTGAAAGACCTTCAGAGTAAGCAAG AAGAGAAGATTCACAAAAAGTTAGAGGGGTCTCCCTCTCCAGAGGCAGAATTATCCCCTACAGCAAAGGATCAAGTGGAAAT GTACTATGAAGCATTCCCACCACTTTCTGAGAAACCTGTTTGCCTGCAAGAAATCATGACTGTGTGGAACAAGTCCAAAGTCTGTTCTTACTCTAGCTCTTCTTCATCATCCACAGCCCCACCAGCTAGCACAGATACATCCTCTCCCAAGGAATGCAACAGTGAAAGTGAAGTGATCAAGGAAAGAAGCAATGAAGTACCCACCACTGTGCATGAGAAAACCCAGagcaaaagtaaaaatgaaaaggagaacaAATTTAATAATGGCACAATTGAAGAAAAACCTGCTTTGTACAAAAAGCAAATCCGACATAAACCGGAAGGAAAGATTCGCCCTCGCTCATGGTCTTCCGGCTCTAGTGAAGCAGGCTCAAGTTCAAGTGGTAATCAGGGAGAATTAAAAGCATCCATGAAGTATGTTAAAGTAAGACACAAGGCACGAGAAATTCGAAACAAAAAAGGGCGGAATGGGCAAAGCAGGCTATCATTAAAGCATGGTGAAAAGGCTGAAAGAAACATTCATACTGGGAATAGTAGCAGTAGCAGCAGTGGTTCTGTCAAACAGCTGTGCAAGCGGGGTAAGAGACCTTTGAAAGAAATAGGGAGAAAAGAACCTGGGAGCACTGAAGGAAAAGACCTGTACGTGGAGAGCAGAAACGACAGGGAGTACAAAGAGGAGCCATTGTGGTACACCGAACCAATTGCTgagtattttgttcctttgagcAGAAAAAGTAAACTAGAGACCACATACCGAAACAGACAAGATACAAGTGATCTGACATCAGAGGCAGTGGAAGAATTGTCTGAATCAGTGCATGGTCTTTGTATCAGCAACAGTAATATTCATAAAACATACCTCGCAGCAGGTACTTTCATTGATGGTCATTTTGTAGAAATGCCTGCAGTTATAAATGAGGATATTGACCTCACTGGGACCTCATTATGTTCTCTACCAGAGGACAATAAATACCTGGATGACATTCATCTATCAGAATTAACACACTTCTATGAAGTAGATATTGATCAATCCATGTTGGATCCTGGTGCCTCAGAAACAATGCAAGGAGAAAGTCGGATTTTGAATATGATTCgacaaaaaagcaaagagaaaacagattttgAGGCAGAATGTTGCATAGTGTTAGATGGTATGGAGTTGCAAGGGGAACGTGCAATATGGACAGATTCTACCAGCTCCGTGGGTGCTGAGGGCTTCTTCCTGCAAGACCTTGGCAATCTGGCTCAGTTTTGGGAGTGCTGTTCATCCAGCTCTGGTGATGCTGATGGAGAGAGTTTTGGAGGAGATTCTCCAGTTAGACTCTCTCCAATCTTAGACAGCACAATGCTCAATTCACACTTGCTTGCTGGCAATCAAGAGCTCTTCTCAGATATTAATGAAGGATCTGGTATAAACTCTTGTTTTTCAGTGTTTGAAGTGCAATGCGGTAATTctgttttaccattttcttttgaaacactcaacttaggaaatgaaaatacagattctAGTGCTAATATGCTTGGGAAAACACAGTCTAGATTGCTAATATGGACCAAAAATAGTGCCTTTGAAGAAAATGAACACTGTTCTAATCTTTCAACAAGAACTTGTAGTCCATGGTCCCATTCAGAAGAAACACGTTCAGATAATGAGATGTTAAATATTCAGTTTGAAGAATCCACACAGTTTAGTGCAGAAGATATTAATTATGTAGTTCCTAGAGTCTCGTCAAATTATGTAGATGAAGAACTTCTAGATTTTTTGCAAGATGAAACTTGCCAGCAAAACAGTAGAACTTTAGGTGAAATTCCTAcattagttttcaaaaaaaaatctaaactagAATCTGTCTGTGGTATTCAGctagaacaaaaaacagaaaacaaaacctttgAAACTACACAAGCATGTAGTGAAAACAGTCCACATGGAGATGGCTACAGCTCAGGGGTTATTAAAGACATTTGGACAAAGATGGCAGATAGAAATTCTGTGGCTACAGTAGAAATAGAAGGAATCGATGAGTTGTTTTCGACAGACGTAAATAACTCCTGCTGCTGTTTGAATGCTGAAGCTGACATGGAAACCCTTCAGGAGCCTAATAAGGCTGTGCAGAGGTCGGAGTATCATCTGTGGGAGGGGCAGAAGGAGACCCTGGAGAAAAGAGCATTTGTTTCTAGTGAGCTATCAAAGGCAGATGGTGGTGATTATACTACACCCTCTAGACCTTGGGATGTAGCCCAAGATAAAGAGAATGCATTCATTCTTGGAGGAGTTTATGGCGAACTCAAAACCTTTAATAGCGATGGGGAATGGGCAGTCGTACCGCCTAGTCACACAAAAGGAAGTTTGTTACAGTGTGCAGCTTCTGATGTAGTGACAATAGctggtacagatgtctttatgaCCCCAGGAAACAGTTTTGCTCCTGGTCACAGGCAGTTATGGAAACCCTTCGTGTCATTTGAACAGAATGATCAGCCGAAGAGTGGGGAAAATGGATTAAATAAgggattttcttttatcttccatGAAGACTTACTAGGAGCTTGTGGTAACTTTCAAGTTGAAGATCCTGGACTGgaatattctttctcttcctttgacTTAAGCAATCCATTTTCACAAGTTCTTCATGTAGAATGTTCATTTGAACCCGAAGGGATTACATCTTTCAGCCCCAGTTTTAAACCGAAATCAATCCTCTGCTCTGATTCAGACAGTGAAGTTTTTCACCCCAGGATATGTGGCGTTGACAGAACACAATACAGGGCTATTCGCATCTCTCCTAGGACTCACTTTCGCCCAATTTCTGCATCTGAACTGTCCCCAGGAGGAGGAAGCGAGTCGGAATTTGAATCTGAGAAAGATGAAGCAAATATTCCCATTCCTTCTCAAGTTGATGTATTTGAAGATCCACAGGCAGATCTCAAACCTCTGgaagaagatgcagagaaagaagGCCATTACTATGGAAAATCAGAGCTTGAGTCTGGAAAGTTCCTTCCCAGGTTAAAAAAATCTGGAATGGAAAAGAGTGCTCAGACATCACTGGATTCCCAGGAGGAATCAACTGGGATTCTGCCAGTAGGAAAGCAAAATCAGTGTTTGGAATGTAGCATGAATGAATCTCTGGAAATAGATTTAGAAAGCTCAGAAGCAAATTGTAAAATAATGGCACAATGCGAGGAAGAAGTTAATAATTTTTGCAGTTGCAAAGCAGGTTGTCAGTTCCCTGCTTATGAAGATAATCCAGTTTCTTCAGAACAGCTGGAAGAG TTTCCTATATTGAACACTGATGTACAAGGAATGAATGGAAGTCAAGAAAAGCAGACCTGGTGGGAAAAAGCCTTGTACTCTCCTCTTTTTCCTACATCAGAGTGTGAAG AATGTTATACAAATGCCAAGGGAGAGAATGGTATAGAAGAATATCCAGATGTTAAAGAAATACCCAGTAATGAAGAACGTCTGTTAGATTTTAATAGG